A single genomic interval of Deltaproteobacteria bacterium harbors:
- a CDS encoding S8 family serine peptidase, giving the protein MASRLLVLAPLLLVAGVARGQTPEMAPGEIIVGWRAGKAPAVLDATQLLGKMSPAYRVRQLDAAHELIRLVDPSPDATLAAVEALGRHPDVAFAQPNYIRRPFLRPNDPHYALQWHLKAVGMEQAWERSRGAVSVVVAVVDTGIRRDHPDLAGRLLPGYDFIANATSAADGDGWDDDPNDAGDNAATSSAFHGTHVAGIIGALSDNGIGVAGVNWACKILPVRALGVNEGKGTDADIAAAIRWAAGLSVSGAPANPTPAKVINLSFGGPGASQILSEAIGAAHRAGAIVVAAAGNQGIDGANIYPAAVPEVITVGATDYASKRAGYSNYGKVVDLVAPGGDLGSKLPIQYQNKDWPAGILSTIYYKSSNTFDYHFYEGTSQAAPLVAGVVSLMLTVNPSLTRQQTLSILQNSANGAGRCNEGCGAGLLNAAGAVQQAIDPNNPGSAVDLEFGVQCKVDGQCKNKICRAVATGAKICTQFCSTQEGCPNGSSCVSGLCTPPYKPPSGTAGTGTAGPAGAVIGTCALPPTTDASGAEPWAAPILGWLLLALRGRSRRKRRPA; this is encoded by the coding sequence GTGGCCTCCCGTCTGCTCGTGCTCGCGCCCCTGCTCCTCGTCGCCGGGGTGGCCCGCGGCCAGACCCCCGAGATGGCTCCCGGCGAGATCATCGTCGGGTGGCGCGCGGGGAAGGCCCCCGCAGTCCTCGACGCCACGCAACTGCTTGGGAAAATGAGTCCCGCGTACCGGGTCCGCCAGCTGGACGCGGCCCACGAGCTCATCCGCCTCGTTGACCCGTCCCCCGACGCCACGCTGGCGGCAGTCGAGGCTCTTGGCCGGCACCCTGACGTGGCCTTCGCCCAACCGAACTACATCCGTCGGCCCTTCCTTCGCCCGAACGACCCGCACTACGCGCTGCAATGGCACCTGAAGGCCGTGGGGATGGAGCAGGCCTGGGAGCGGTCTCGCGGCGCGGTTTCCGTGGTGGTGGCGGTGGTGGACACCGGAATCCGAAGGGATCATCCGGATCTGGCCGGCCGGCTGCTGCCCGGCTACGACTTCATTGCCAACGCCACGAGCGCCGCCGACGGAGACGGCTGGGACGACGACCCGAATGATGCCGGAGACAACGCGGCCACCAGCTCCGCCTTCCACGGCACGCACGTGGCGGGGATCATCGGCGCCCTCTCCGACAACGGGATCGGCGTCGCGGGCGTCAACTGGGCCTGCAAGATCCTGCCGGTCCGGGCCCTCGGGGTGAACGAGGGCAAGGGTACCGATGCCGACATCGCGGCTGCGATTCGCTGGGCCGCGGGCCTCTCCGTCTCGGGAGCTCCGGCGAACCCCACGCCCGCCAAGGTCATCAACCTGAGCTTCGGCGGTCCGGGCGCGAGCCAGATCCTGAGCGAGGCCATCGGCGCGGCGCACCGCGCGGGGGCGATCGTGGTGGCCGCAGCGGGGAACCAGGGGATAGACGGCGCGAACATCTACCCCGCCGCCGTTCCGGAGGTGATCACGGTCGGCGCCACCGACTACGCCAGCAAGCGCGCGGGCTATTCGAACTACGGCAAGGTGGTGGATCTCGTCGCGCCCGGAGGCGACCTCGGATCCAAGCTGCCGATCCAGTACCAGAACAAGGACTGGCCCGCCGGGATCCTCTCCACCATCTACTACAAGTCGAGCAACACGTTCGACTACCACTTCTACGAGGGCACCTCGCAGGCGGCTCCGCTGGTGGCCGGCGTGGTCTCCCTCATGCTCACGGTGAACCCGTCGCTCACGCGCCAGCAGACGCTCTCCATCCTGCAGAACTCGGCCAACGGGGCGGGACGCTGCAACGAGGGGTGCGGCGCGGGCCTGCTGAACGCCGCCGGCGCCGTGCAGCAGGCCATCGATCCGAACAACCCCGGATCCGCGGTAGATCTCGAGTTCGGCGTGCAGTGCAAGGTGGATGGGCAGTGCAAGAACAAGATCTGCCGCGCTGTCGCCACGGGCGCGAAGATCTGCACGCAGTTCTGCAGCACCCAAGAGGGGTGCCCGAACGGCTCGAGCTGCGTTTCGGGGCTCTGCACGCCTCCTTACAAGCCGCCGAGCGGGACGGCCGGCACGGGCACCGCCGGCCCCGCGGGGGCGGTGATTGGAACCTGCGCCCTGCCCCCGACCACCGACGCCTCCGGGGCCGAGCCCTGGGCCGCCCCGATCCTTGGCTGGCTCCTCCTCGCGCTGCGCGGTCGGTCCCGCCGGAAGCGTAGACCCGCGTAG
- a CDS encoding beta-ketoacyl-[acyl-carrier-protein] synthase family protein, whose amino-acid sequence MPPSLLPDRRRAVVTGLGVVSALGSGASALSLALREARSGIGPLTLFDPAPYGARVAGQAPAPGTRFLGRTPRSASRADRFALDAAAEALAEAQLPEATLEASAVVLGTGAGGAELAEGYLAGLRLRGERHTPVSQLAHQPPASSTDLVGNTFGSHGPRLSLMTACSSSATAIGVALDWIRVGRAECVITGGTDALCALTFGGFTTLRALDPEACRPFHRQRRGLTLGEGAAILVLEEAEAARKRGARTRGEIAGYGVSADAHHLTAPHPDGRGAVHAMQRALADAELEAAEVDYVNAHGTGTPQNDLAEARAIRAVFGELSSRVPVSSTKAMTGHPLGAAGAIEAVVCLLALEEQLLPATLRLDDPDPACPLDLVPLQPRSASLGVVLSNSFAFGGNNTALVLRRWPA is encoded by the coding sequence ATGCCTCCATCCCTCCTCCCCGACCGCCGGCGCGCGGTCGTCACTGGCCTAGGTGTTGTGTCGGCGCTCGGCAGCGGTGCGAGCGCGCTCTCGCTCGCCCTGCGCGAGGCCCGGAGCGGCATCGGGCCGCTCACGCTCTTCGACCCGGCGCCTTACGGCGCTCGGGTAGCGGGTCAGGCCCCTGCCCCCGGCACGCGCTTCCTGGGTCGCACGCCGCGCAGTGCCAGTCGCGCCGACCGCTTCGCGCTGGATGCTGCGGCCGAGGCGCTCGCCGAGGCGCAGCTCCCCGAGGCCACGCTCGAGGCCTCCGCCGTGGTGCTCGGCACGGGGGCCGGAGGGGCCGAGCTCGCCGAGGGGTATCTCGCAGGCCTCCGCCTGCGCGGCGAGCGCCACACGCCCGTCTCGCAGCTCGCGCACCAGCCGCCCGCCTCGAGCACCGACCTCGTCGGGAACACCTTCGGCAGCCACGGTCCCCGTCTCTCGCTCATGACCGCCTGCTCCTCCAGCGCCACCGCAATCGGGGTCGCACTGGACTGGATCCGCGTAGGCCGCGCAGAGTGCGTGATCACCGGCGGCACGGACGCCCTCTGCGCGCTCACCTTCGGCGGGTTCACCACGCTCCGGGCGCTTGACCCGGAGGCCTGCCGCCCCTTCCACCGCCAGCGGAGGGGTCTCACCCTCGGCGAGGGAGCAGCGATCCTGGTGCTGGAGGAGGCGGAGGCGGCGCGCAAGCGGGGCGCGCGCACCCGCGGCGAGATCGCCGGATACGGCGTGTCCGCCGACGCGCATCACCTAACCGCTCCACACCCGGACGGGCGGGGCGCCGTTCACGCCATGCAGCGCGCGCTCGCAGACGCGGAACTGGAGGCCGCTGAGGTGGACTACGTCAACGCGCACGGTACGGGGACACCGCAGAACGACCTCGCCGAGGCGCGCGCGATCCGCGCTGTCTTCGGGGAGCTATCCTCCCGCGTCCCCGTCAGCTCCACGAAGGCCATGACGGGGCACCCCCTCGGCGCCGCGGGCGCCATCGAAGCGGTGGTGTGTCTGCTGGCTCTCGAGGAACAGCTGCTGCCCGCGACCCTGCGGCTCGACGACCCCGACCCGGCCTGCCCGCTCGATCTGGTGCCGCTCCAGCCAAGGTCCGCGTCGCTCGGCGTCGTCCTCTCCAACTCCTTCGCCTTCGGGGGGAACAACACCGCGCTCGTGCTACGCCGCTGGCCTGCGTGA
- a CDS encoding alpha/beta hydrolase, with translation MRAPYDHPAIGGAYFFPTPGVLPAAQPGVTELRLGLADGNHVRAYWSKTRPGAPTLLCLYGNRGLVADGLAGWRQRADQAGLNLLMVDYPGFGGSGGTPSFSSCREAANVALRYLLGRSRAEVPGVILFGRSAGSTFALDAAFQAASRRVLGLVLDSGVADLQQRIDVRGLDYAGLGIDVAALRTAVRRDFDHRAKLRALQCPVLVLHTRADAVVPMDHAERLAEWSGDRLHRLVLFPRGGHNDIFEANAPEYRTAFTDFVAHCRGAAR, from the coding sequence CGCCATCGGAGGAGCCTACTTCTTCCCGACCCCCGGTGTGCTGCCCGCTGCACAGCCTGGCGTGACCGAGCTGCGCCTCGGCCTCGCCGACGGGAACCACGTGCGGGCGTACTGGTCGAAAACGCGGCCCGGAGCGCCGACGCTCCTCTGCCTTTACGGCAATCGCGGGCTCGTGGCCGACGGCCTCGCCGGGTGGCGGCAACGCGCCGACCAGGCCGGGCTGAACCTCCTCATGGTGGACTACCCGGGTTTCGGCGGCAGCGGGGGCACGCCGAGCTTCTCGAGCTGCCGGGAGGCGGCCAACGTGGCTCTGCGCTACCTGCTCGGACGGTCGCGCGCGGAGGTCCCGGGGGTGATCCTCTTCGGCCGTTCGGCGGGCTCTACCTTCGCCCTCGACGCGGCTTTCCAGGCGGCCTCGCGCAGAGTGCTCGGGCTGGTGCTGGACAGCGGAGTAGCCGACCTGCAGCAGCGCATCGATGTTCGCGGGTTGGACTACGCGGGCCTCGGGATCGACGTCGCCGCGCTGCGAACGGCGGTGAGAAGGGACTTCGACCATCGCGCGAAGCTGCGGGCCCTGCAGTGCCCCGTGCTGGTGCTGCACACGCGCGCCGACGCGGTGGTGCCGATGGACCATGCGGAACGGCTTGCCGAGTGGTCGGGCGACCGGCTGCACCGCCTCGTGCTCTTTCCGCGTGGGGGTCATAACGACATCTTCGAGGCCAACGCGCCGGAGTACCGGACCGCCTTCACCGATTTCGTCGCGCACTGCCGGGGCGCTGCGCGGTAG